Within Candidatus Eisenbacteria bacterium, the genomic segment CCGCTTGATATCGGCGGGCACGTCGTCCCAGTTCTTCGCCTGCTCCTCGGTCGGCTTCAGGTAGTAGTACATGTCCTGGAAGTCGATCTCCGAGACGTTCCCGCCCCACATGGGGAGCGGCTTCCGCTCGAACTCCGCGAGGGACTTGAGCCGGAACTCCTTCATCCAGGCCGGCTCGCCCTTCATCTCGGAGATCTTGGTGACGACGTCCGGATTCAGTCCCTTCCGGGACTTGAAGAACGGCCTCTCGTCGTCGTGGAATCCGAACTTCTCCTTGTAGCCCTCACGGATGTCGAGGGTTGGATTCTGGGGCTGTGTCATCTTGGAATGGCCTCCTTCGTCCGCGCCGCGCTAGGCGGCCTGGACCTCGCGGACCCAGTCGTACCCCTGGGCTTCCAGCTCGTGGGCCAGCTCCGGGCCGCCGGACTTCACGATGCGGCCGTCGACCAGCACGTGGACGAATTGCGGCTTGATGTAGTTCAAGATCCGCTGGTAGTGGGTGATCAGGAGCACCCCGAGATCCGGTCCGGCCAGCGCGTTCACGCCGTCCGACACGATCCGGAGCGCGTCGATGTCGAGACCCGAGTCGGTCTCGTCGAGCACCGCGATCTCGGGCCGGAGCACCGCCATCTGGAGGATCTCCGCGCGCTTCTTCTCGCCTCCCGAGAATCCGTCGTTGATGTAGCGGCCGGCGAAGGACTCGTCCATCTTGAGGAGCTTCATCTTCTCGGTCACGAGGGCGCGGAACTCCTTCGGCGGGAGCGGCTTCTCCTCGCCCATCTCCTTCCGCCGCGCGGTGAGCGCCATGCGCAGGAAGTTCGCGAGGCTGACGCCGGGGATGGCCGTCGGGTACTGGAACGCGAGGAAGAGTCCCTTCCGGCCACGCTCGTCGGCGGACAGCTCGAGGATGTCCTCGCCGTTCAGGAGGATTTGCCCGTCCGTGATCTCGTACTTCGGATTCCCCATGAGCGCGTTCGCGAGCGTGCTCTTGCCCGAGCCGTTGGGGCCCATGAGGGCGTGGACCTCGCCCTTCCCCACCTTGAGGTTCAGGCCCTTCAGAATGGGCTTCCCTTCGACGGACACGTGCAGATTCTTGATTTCCAACGTCGCGTTCGAGCTCATCGTCTCCTTCCTCGTCACAGGCTGAAGCTGTCGCCGCAGCCGCAGGACTTCTTGACGCGGGGGTTCTGGAACTGAAGACCGGTTCCGAGAAGACCCCGCTGGTAATCGACCGTGGTGCCGTCCAGGATCGCGAGCGACTTCGGATCGACGAAGACCCGCAATCCTTCGTACTGGAGCACCAGGTCGCCCGGGCGCTCCGCGTTCGTGAATCCCATGAAGTAGCTGTAGCCCGAGCAGCCGCCCGCCTTGACTCCGAGGCGGAGGGCCTGGTCTTCCTTCCCTTCCTTGGCGCGGATGCGCTTCACCCACTCGACCGCGGCTTCCGTCAGCGTGACGCTTCCGTTCGCGGGATTCGCGGGGGCGGCTCCGCTCGTTCCAACCTGCTCCTCGATCTCGCTCATGGGTTCTCCGTCACCACCTGCAAAGGAATCGTGTGACCGTTGCTTCCGTGACCGTTGCCCCCGTGATGGAATCCGGCCACCAGCGCGGGCTCCTCCTTCATGCCATGGTCCACCGGGCACTGCGGGCAGTCTTCCTGGGTGGTCCGAGGCGGCCGGCACGTCTGGCACGCGCTCAGATACTCGAGCGAGCCGATGAGCTCGCGCTCGAGCGTCTGGTAGCGAGCGATCGCGTCCCTCGCTTCCGCGAGGCGCTTCTCGAAGATCTCCCGGATCTGGGCCATCGCGTCGGGCCCGTACCGGGTCGCCTTCCACGCGCTGAGAAGCGACTGGATCTGATGGAGCGAGAAGCCGCTGTCCTGGAGCAGCTCGATCCATCGGATCCGCGTGAACGCCGACTCGTCATAGAGACGGAAGCCGCCCTGCGACCGCGCCGTGGGGCTCAGGAGCCCCAGCTCTTCGTAGAGGTGGAGCGCCCGGACCGACTTTCCCGTCCTCCGGGCCAAGTCCCCAATTTTCAGGAGCTTTGCTGCTGATCCCATACGACCCTCCTACCGGATCGTACCCTTACGCATACGTCAGGGTCCAGGGAAAAGAAAGCCCGTCCGTGGGCCCTTCCGGTCACGCAAGAAATTGTGACTTTGTCACTTACGAAATCGGGTCCAGGGCGTAACATTCCCGGACGAATCAGGACTAAGTTCCTGAGCCACAGCGGCCGACCCCTACCCTTGGACGACGAGCCGGCGGCAATCGATCCCGGAGGTGCCTCTTGAAGAGACTTCTACGACTCCTCGCCGTGCCCGCGATTCTGGCGGTTTTCGCCTTCTCCAGCCTGAGCTGCGGCGATGACGACGGCGACGACGGGAACCCCATGAACCCGGGCGGCGGCAACGCGGACGTGACGATCACGATCGACGGCGGAATGAGCGGCACCTACTCGCCGAGCCCGGCCAACATGACCGTCGGGCAGACGGTGCGGTGGGTGAACAACGACGTCATGACCCACACGGCCACGCACGCCACCGCGTTCAACTACACGATTCCGGCAGGGTCCTCGAGCGCGATTCACACGATGACCACGGCGGGAACCTACAACTACGTCTGCACGGTGTCCGGCCACAGCATGAGCGGGCAGATCGTCGTTTCCACGCCGTAGAGGCTGGCCGGGCTAGCGGGAAGTACGACGGCCCGGAGCGCGTTTCGTCGAGGAGCTCTTCCGTGAGGGCTTGACCCGGCTCGCCGGCGCCGCCTCCACGGTCGACCACGTCACGAACGGAAGCAGCCGCC encodes:
- the sufC gene encoding Fe-S cluster assembly ATPase SufC is translated as MSSNATLEIKNLHVSVEGKPILKGLNLKVGKGEVHALMGPNGSGKSTLANALMGNPKYEITDGQILLNGEDILELSADERGRKGLFLAFQYPTAIPGVSLANFLRMALTARRKEMGEEKPLPPKEFRALVTEKMKLLKMDESFAGRYINDGFSGGEKKRAEILQMAVLRPEIAVLDETDSGLDIDALRIVSDGVNALAGPDLGVLLITHYQRILNYIKPQFVHVLVDGRIVKSGGPELAHELEAQGYDWVREVQAA
- a CDS encoding iron-sulfur cluster assembly accessory protein translates to MSEIEEQVGTSGAAPANPANGSVTLTEAAVEWVKRIRAKEGKEDQALRLGVKAGGCSGYSYFMGFTNAERPGDLVLQYEGLRVFVDPKSLAILDGTTVDYQRGLLGTGLQFQNPRVKKSCGCGDSFSL
- a CDS encoding MerR family transcriptional regulator, with translation MGSAAKLLKIGDLARRTGKSVRALHLYEELGLLSPTARSQGGFRLYDESAFTRIRWIELLQDSGFSLHQIQSLLSAWKATRYGPDAMAQIREIFEKRLAEARDAIARYQTLERELIGSLEYLSACQTCRPPRTTQEDCPQCPVDHGMKEEPALVAGFHHGGNGHGSNGHTIPLQVVTENP